From a single Gemmatimonadota bacterium genomic region:
- a CDS encoding NAD(P)-dependent alcohol dehydrogenase, giving the protein MSRRVKVLGIVVAVLAAAGFALAFVVSHDSACEPPATPPKGTVLVRGFRYRCCGGPDGLTLADIPRPVPDSNELLVKVRAASLNPLDWHFMRGKPYVMRLSSGLGKPKDPRAGVDFSGTVEAVGSVVTRFKPGDHVFGAGDGTFAEYLTIRENGAVVSKPDSVTFEQAAAIGVAAVTALQAVRDKGQVKPRQRVLVNGASGGVGTFAVQIAKLFSALVTGVSSTRNLDLVKSLGADHVIDYTREDFTKSAERYDVIIHNVGNHPLPEYRKVLTPKGVVVIVGGSSENRWIGPLGRFLDAAVLSPFVSQGFVMVLAQRSQKDLTVLRDLMEAGKLSSVIDRRYPLAELPAAIGYLEQGRARGKVVITME; this is encoded by the coding sequence ATGAGCCGGCGCGTTAAGGTTCTGGGAATCGTCGTCGCGGTGCTTGCCGCGGCCGGGTTCGCGCTCGCTTTCGTCGTGAGCCACGACTCGGCCTGCGAGCCACCGGCAACGCCCCCGAAGGGGACGGTCCTGGTCCGGGGCTTCCGTTATCGCTGCTGCGGTGGGCCAGACGGGCTGACCCTCGCGGATATCCCGAGGCCGGTTCCCGACTCGAACGAGTTGCTCGTCAAAGTTCGGGCGGCCTCGCTCAACCCGCTCGATTGGCACTTCATGCGGGGCAAGCCCTACGTCATGCGGCTGTCCTCCGGTCTCGGCAAACCGAAAGACCCTCGCGCCGGCGTTGACTTCTCCGGCACCGTGGAAGCCGTTGGGAGCGTGGTGACCCGGTTCAAGCCGGGCGACCATGTCTTCGGCGCCGGGGACGGGACCTTCGCGGAATACCTGACAATCCGGGAGAACGGCGCCGTCGTGTCCAAGCCCGACAGCGTGACCTTCGAGCAGGCGGCCGCGATTGGGGTCGCAGCGGTCACGGCGCTCCAGGCGGTGCGCGACAAAGGGCAGGTCAAACCGAGGCAGCGCGTTCTCGTCAACGGCGCCTCGGGCGGCGTCGGGACCTTCGCCGTTCAGATCGCGAAATTGTTTAGTGCCCTGGTCACCGGCGTCTCCAGCACCCGAAACCTCGACCTGGTGAAGTCCCTCGGCGCCGATCACGTCATCGACTACACCCGGGAGGACTTCACCAAGAGCGCCGAGCGTTACGACGTCATCATCCACAACGTTGGCAATCACCCCTTGCCGGAGTATCGGAAAGTGCTGACGCCGAAGGGTGTTGTGGTGATCGTCGGCGGGTCGAGCGAGAACCGGTGGATCGGACCCCTCGGCCGGTTTCTGGATGCCGCGGTGCTGTCACCGTTCGTGAGTCAGGGATTCGTCATGGTCCTGGCTCAGCGAAGCCAGAAGGACCTGACTGTCTTGCGCGACCTGATGGAGGCCGGCAAGCTCAGCTCAGTGATCGATCGGCGTTATCCGTTGGCGGAGCTTCCAGCCGCGATCGGGTATCTGGAGCAAGGGCGGGCCCGCGGCAAGGTCGTCATCACGATGGAGTAG